From the genome of Geothrix sp. 21YS21S-4, one region includes:
- the ileS gene encoding isoleucine--tRNA ligase has product MKADLPQREPKRLERWKAEGLYARIEAKRKADNAAGKGRGREVLHDGPPYANGAIHMGHALNKILKDIVVKSRWMAGFESPYVPGWDCHGLPIEHAVEKDLGPKRRELSRAEFLQKCRAYAQRWIDTQRTAFQRLGVLGAWDQPYITMAPRYEAETVRSLARLFDSGSVTRKLKVVHWSYGARTALAEAEVEYADKTSPAVTVAFPVADAEAVRLELPTPLFVPIWTTTPWTLPSNRAVAMHPDLEYAVVRAGDRHFIVAVPLREDFQKKVGADLHTVEIRKGSAFQTLVARHPWIDRDSPVLLGDHVTADTGTGLVHTAPDHGVDDFNLAQHLGLFQLVGPDGKFLPAVDDAELEGKNIFDCNPLVVERLRREGRLLHEESLTHSYPHCWRTRTPILFRATEQWFITMDSELEGKGRSLRELGLEGVETTQWIPAQGQNRIHAMIAGRPDWCISRQRAWGTPITVLRCEACGEPLVDKHIFETAAAAIERGGIEAWADLPVETLLPAGARCSCGSAAFQKETDILDVWIDSGVSASVVCESHPELARADYGNFIYLEGSDQHRGWFHSSLLFNLAATGTKPYKQVVTHGFVLDGRGQKMSKSLGNVITPEEILKTLGADILRWWAASSDYSEDIRISKEILDRSADAYRKTRNTLRFLLGALADFDPAKDSVAEAGLAPLDRWVLDAFARMAREVRDAYTRFEFHRATQALLGFCQLELSGRYFEIIKDRLYCDAPDSPRRRSCRHTCWELAQGLCALLAPVLSFTADEAWEQIPGRSGSVHEHRFPEPQPAVPDARWEKLWEVREAVQAAMEPHRAAKTVGTSLDAAIRVGLAPADWALLDGLGESLDDLLVVSSIERGTEATEITVAAHDGVKCPRCWNRKGGHGKGEDANLCERCAQVAG; this is encoded by the coding sequence ATGAAGGCGGACCTGCCGCAGCGCGAGCCGAAGCGCCTGGAGCGCTGGAAGGCCGAGGGCCTGTACGCCCGCATCGAAGCCAAGCGGAAGGCCGACAACGCCGCCGGGAAGGGCCGGGGCCGCGAAGTGCTGCACGACGGGCCGCCCTACGCCAACGGCGCCATCCACATGGGCCACGCCCTCAACAAGATCCTCAAGGACATCGTGGTCAAGTCGCGGTGGATGGCGGGCTTCGAGTCGCCCTACGTCCCCGGCTGGGACTGCCACGGCCTGCCCATCGAGCACGCGGTGGAGAAGGACCTGGGGCCCAAGCGCCGGGAACTGAGCCGCGCCGAGTTCCTCCAGAAGTGTCGGGCCTACGCCCAGAGGTGGATCGACACCCAGCGCACCGCCTTCCAGCGCCTCGGCGTTCTGGGCGCCTGGGACCAGCCCTACATCACCATGGCGCCGCGCTACGAGGCCGAGACCGTCCGTAGCCTGGCCCGGCTGTTCGACAGCGGCTCCGTCACGCGGAAGCTGAAGGTCGTCCACTGGAGCTACGGCGCCCGCACCGCCCTGGCCGAAGCCGAGGTGGAATACGCGGACAAGACCAGCCCCGCCGTCACCGTCGCCTTCCCCGTGGCCGACGCGGAAGCCGTCCGTCTGGAACTTCCCACGCCCCTGTTCGTGCCGATCTGGACGACCACGCCGTGGACGTTGCCCAGCAACCGCGCCGTCGCCATGCACCCGGACCTGGAGTACGCGGTCGTCCGCGCGGGCGACCGCCACTTCATCGTCGCGGTTCCCCTGCGGGAGGACTTCCAGAAGAAGGTGGGCGCGGACCTGCACACCGTGGAGATCCGCAAGGGCAGCGCGTTCCAGACACTGGTCGCGCGGCACCCGTGGATCGACCGGGACAGCCCCGTCCTGCTGGGCGACCACGTCACCGCCGATACGGGCACGGGCCTGGTTCACACCGCGCCGGACCACGGCGTGGACGACTTCAACCTGGCCCAGCACCTCGGCCTGTTCCAGCTGGTCGGCCCCGACGGCAAGTTCCTGCCGGCGGTGGACGACGCCGAGCTGGAAGGGAAGAACATCTTCGACTGCAATCCCCTGGTGGTGGAGCGCCTCCGCCGGGAAGGGCGCCTGCTCCACGAGGAGAGCCTCACCCACAGCTATCCCCACTGCTGGCGCACCCGGACGCCCATCCTGTTCCGCGCCACGGAGCAGTGGTTCATCACCATGGATTCGGAACTGGAAGGCAAGGGCCGCAGCCTGCGCGAGCTGGGCCTGGAGGGCGTCGAGACCACCCAGTGGATCCCCGCCCAAGGCCAGAACCGCATCCACGCGATGATCGCGGGCCGGCCCGACTGGTGCATCAGCCGCCAGCGCGCCTGGGGCACGCCCATCACCGTGCTGCGCTGCGAAGCCTGCGGCGAGCCGCTGGTGGACAAGCACATCTTCGAGACCGCGGCCGCCGCCATCGAGCGGGGCGGCATCGAAGCCTGGGCCGACCTTCCCGTCGAGACGCTGCTTCCCGCGGGGGCCCGCTGTTCGTGCGGATCCGCGGCCTTCCAGAAGGAGACGGACATCCTGGACGTGTGGATCGACTCCGGCGTCAGCGCGTCCGTGGTGTGCGAATCCCATCCCGAGCTGGCCCGCGCCGACTACGGGAACTTCATCTACCTCGAAGGCTCGGACCAGCACCGCGGCTGGTTCCACAGCTCCCTGCTGTTCAACCTGGCGGCCACCGGAACCAAGCCCTACAAGCAGGTGGTGACCCACGGGTTCGTCCTGGACGGCAGGGGACAGAAGATGTCCAAGAGCCTGGGCAACGTGATCACGCCCGAGGAGATCCTCAAGACCCTGGGCGCCGACATCCTGCGCTGGTGGGCCGCCAGCAGCGACTACAGCGAGGACATCCGCATCTCGAAGGAGATCCTCGACCGCAGCGCCGACGCCTACCGCAAGACCCGAAACACCCTGCGCTTCCTGCTGGGGGCCCTGGCGGACTTCGATCCCGCGAAGGATTCCGTGGCCGAGGCCGGCCTGGCGCCCCTGGACCGCTGGGTGCTGGACGCCTTCGCGCGCATGGCGCGGGAAGTCCGCGACGCCTACACCCGGTTCGAGTTCCACCGGGCCACCCAGGCCCTGCTGGGGTTCTGCCAGCTGGAGCTGTCCGGCCGCTACTTCGAGATCATCAAGGACCGCCTCTACTGCGACGCGCCGGATTCCCCGCGCCGCCGAAGCTGCCGCCATACCTGCTGGGAGTTGGCGCAGGGCCTTTGCGCCCTTCTGGCCCCCGTCCTGAGCTTCACGGCGGACGAAGCCTGGGAGCAGATCCCGGGCCGCTCCGGCAGCGTCCACGAGCACCGGTTCCCCGAGCCCCAGCCCGCGGTCCCGGATGCGCGGTGGGAGAAGCTGTGGGAAGTCCGCGAGGCCGTCCAGGCCGCCATGGAGCCCCACCGCGCCGCCAAGACCGTGGGTACCAGCCTCGACGCGGCAATCCGGGTCGGACTGGCGCCGGCCGACTGGGCGCTGCTGGATGGCCTGGGCGAGTCCCTGGACGACCTGCTGGTGGTCTCCTCCATCGAGCGAGGCACGGAGGCCACCGAGATCACCGTGGCCGCCCACGACGGCGTCAAATGCCCCCGCTGCTGGAACCGCAAGGGCGGCCACGGAAAGGGCGAGGACGCCAATCTGTGCGAGCGCTGTGCGCAGGTGGCCGGGTGA
- the mscL gene encoding large conductance mechanosensitive channel protein MscL, with protein sequence MSLKEEFKAFIMKGNVVDLAVAVVIGGAFGKIVTAFVDGVVMPLATYVLPSNIKWEEWVLGKFRIGAVLGATVNFLIIALVIFLVLVKLLGKLMHRHQEPVAPTTKACPACLEQVALGATRCKYCTSQL encoded by the coding sequence ATGTCCCTGAAAGAGGAATTCAAGGCCTTCATCATGAAGGGCAACGTGGTCGATCTCGCCGTGGCCGTGGTCATCGGCGGCGCCTTCGGCAAGATCGTGACCGCCTTCGTGGATGGGGTCGTGATGCCCCTGGCCACCTACGTCCTTCCCTCCAACATCAAGTGGGAGGAATGGGTGCTCGGCAAGTTCCGGATCGGCGCCGTTCTCGGGGCCACCGTGAACTTCCTGATCATCGCCCTGGTCATCTTCCTCGTGCTGGTGAAGCTGCTGGGCAAGCTGATGCACCGCCACCAGGAGCCGGTGGCTCCCACCACCAAGGCCTGTCCGGCCTGCCTGGAACAGGTGGCCCTCGGCGCCACCCGCTGCAAGTACTGCACGAGCCAGCTGTAG